The window ACACAAATAATGCAGCAGGGACATAAAGCTCCAAGGAAAGCATTTAGATTTCTGATAAATAACCACTTAATATCTACTGACTAAAATATCCTCGTGCCTATACAGGCTCAAAAGAGCTTTTAGATTTCAGATAACTAACCACTTACTGTCTTCTGAATAAAATATTCAGATAATATACCTATGTgtatcaataatataattataataaccaTCTGTACATTttaattggtaaaaaataattgaagaaagcATTTATACGCAGCATGTTGAACAGAAAAACAGAACTGAAATTTTTACTTATGAGCTATGCTCAAGGTTGTCAAGTTGTATAAGGtctataacttcataaaaatgaAGCctgtgttgaaaaaaaaataatgtgatcCAGAAAAGCTTTGCTCACGTATATGCTAGCTTATATTTTAAGTTAGCTTAAAAATAACTTATCTTTTATCATTGAAATCCCAGTTTCAAGCTCCTTTAAACCTAATAAACCAAGCtttgttgaaatcttcttcaacTGATTTTAGATTTGAGGATTAGGATAGCTAATGGGATCCAATTCCCATCCCTGGCAATAGTTGAGCGGCAGATATCCATGGTTAAAAGTCATGTGTGATTGCtgctcattattttttatcaaaagttAACAGAAGTTTCCAATAGGTTAACCCAGAATTTGAGATTATTGGAACTAAAATCCAAGGACCAAGTAGATGTAGAAAGCAAAAGGGCACTAAAATGTAGTTAGGCCTGCTTTCTTTTGATAACATGTCAAAGATAAGATTGAGATCATTAAAACTTCTAATGGTTCCACCTTTTAGAATAAATTTCCAGATTGAAACCATTATAGAATGAGTGATCACTGGTATTAAACAAGTTTCCATGTGAAATAGAGAGGCAGCAAATCAATTCAGGAGAGTACCCAATGTAATCAGCTGATGACCGGTCAAGACCACTGCATCCTGCCCATGAAGATCCACGGAAGATATTCCCCCCACCAACAACAATTGCAACCTGCAGCAATGACCATAAATTATTTAGATGAAACAATTGATGGCCAAAAAGCATCCATCTTGTGTTCACAATCTCTATCCTGTAACAACcccaattaatattaaatttattcttgTCAGGCTTATTTACTTGACGAGATAACATTCCTCCCACCTAGCATATTGTCCACATCACATGGACCCTTTTTATCCAACACCAAAGCAGTTTACATGTTATAAGCTACACAAAAGCAAGAACCAGATATGAACTATGACACAAAAATTTCCACCAAAATGATCACCTAGCTTATGATTTGTACAGAAATCATCACACATGCCTTAGAAATGCCACAGTGAGATCACTAAAgtttattttagaaaacattaaaaataaaaataatatcaatcacAACCATTAACTGCAATAAATTCAaggaaaaatgaattaaaaacaaatatatagcaAGGAAAACTATACAAAGGTGTTGATGGTTAACCTCGATGCCAAGGCGTGTCACAGTTGCAACCTCCCTTGCAATCGCCATTGTAACCTGCATAATTACGAAAACTCATCTATCAGTGACCATCAAGAAATGAAGCCAGTAGGAccttaaaattaacataatcaTTCGCATTCCAAAACCTTAGGGTCAATATTCTGCATTTGGTCTCCTGCAAGTGCTTCTCCACTTACTTTAAGCAAAACCCTTTGCCATCTATAAGATTGCTCATTCATTGTCACCCCAAAGGGAGCCACTGATGACATTTGAGGCTGCCtggtaacaaaaagaaaataatttcttaaaaaacactaaGATTTAAAGTGTCTACAAAATGCCCAAATGCAGAAACTACATATAAATAGCAAAGCTAGAACAATGGTATTAAAGGCCACCGACAAGACTCTGCAATCCTGACTATATCATGTCGGGCCCACAATCATGCACTGTTCACAACACGCATCCAGGATTGCACAGTTGTGTCCATCGCAACCGCCCTCTAAAACCCATAAAAAGCCTGACCAAAAACCCATTGCTTCACACAGGCATTTTAACAAACACCCATAAGACATGAACACGAGCATAAACTTAAATTCCAGGAATCCATGAcatcaaaatataaacaaaagcCATGTTAAGTTATTACCTTAGATTTATGGGGTCTGAAGTCGGACCCATTTCAGAAGAGCAATTAATCACCAACCGTCCATTTGAGCTTCGCTTACCCTTTATCAAGCGATGGTGATTAAACTTCACTGGactcaaagaagaagaaggggagaTAAAACTTAGTGAGGTAAGGGATGCAAATGAAGGAGCAGAGACGGCCATTGAAAACAGTAGTGGAAACTTAAAATAAGTGGCGGCAAAGCTGTCTGCTTCCGTTTATGGGGACTCTTGTGAGTTTCTCTATCTCTAGCAGCAAGAtaattgctttgttttttagattttatttatttagttattggaAGAGATAATAATGGCatcttggagaaaaaaaaattctcgtGCGGAAAATAATAGCCATCTAGAAAACGACACCACAAAATATCATCCATATTTGTATTTTGTGCTAATTTTTCTTCCATAATTTTTAAAGGGAAGACTACAGATCAGTCCTCACAATATATGCTTGTTAACATATTAGTATCTGATGTTCAAACACTCGCTAATTCTTCCCTGTACTTTCTTTAAGTTCATTTCCTTAAGATTCCTTcatgtaattaaattataaaggtTTTCTATTGCAAGGGTGTGATTAAGAAAGGTACTTGAGGGCATAGCTgttgtggtcaatcgtgtgacttgttccgtccccgtcccgggttcgaccctctatgtgcacgcctgtcatccccgcggtgcctaacctgcccctgggcttgcaagatgtccagtgggccgtggggaatagtcgtggtgcacgcaagctggcccggacaccccacgtaaatcaaaaaaaaaaagaaaaaaagaagaagaaaggtatGTATCGAAATTAATGTCTGGTTAATTCataagataaattatatttactcgacctcttttctttttttatgattaaattcatttattgcataagttaattgattgaactGTGAGAAGGgttataaaacatttaaaaaaaaacatataaattaattaaatgtgaatgatatatttaaattttaattacaaaaattaatctCGATTTACAAAATATTACCGATAAGTAGACCCCTTTtccacttcttttttttttttttaatctgaaaaaaggaagaagcttGGTGCGTGTTTAATTGTGCTTAGAAAGTCCATGGATTTCTGATGGGCTCTTGATGGGTCTCTGAGCTTGTTGCTTACGAGTTTATGTGCTGggcccttaataaataaatttcccTGTTcgttaaaatgaaataaataaggCCTTGCATCTGAATAAAACTGAAGCTGAAAAATGTAAGGATGCAGGAAGTAATTGCAATGTATCATCACCTCGTCAGTGCTGTAATCATGCAAACTCTCTACACAAATATTAATTGCAatgaaatcaatatatatatatgtatgtatatatatatatatatatgtatgtatatatatatatatatatatgtatgtatatatatatatataaacacgcGCGCGTGcggtgaaaataaaataatattaaatttttttaatttattaagaattaactttttttatttttttatatataatatttctgGAATAATGACTcattataagtttaaaaaaaataatatgtgtcaacatcttctgttttttttgcttagatttttaattttattttgttgggttATCTTAATTTCATTACCTAGTGCATGATTTGCCTCGAGTTAAttcaaacatgattttttttaatctatttttttatctttttatgtattttcaaagatttttttcaaagttattgtggtttttttttatatatatagtgtcTGCTAagttttgaattattaaaatctGAACCTGTAATTTCCTTAACAGTTTACAAGCTAcgtatcattttttaaaaattatttttttcactattctGCTGACAATTGCATTACCAACATCAAGAATCAAGAattccctttttttatatatttaaagttCAAAGAAACATTTGGCCAAAAAGAGAGGAGGATAAAGGACAcctaacaaaagaaaaaattgactgTATTTCTTTTTCATACCATATACATGTTAATCATTCACAAATAGGGAGTGaagatttttaagaaaaaaactgtgGCATGACTCGATAGGCAGCATGTGACCACAGAATCCTAATGGCATGCAAGTTACAAAGCATGTCAAGTGACTCTCTTTCTGCTGGTGATTTGAGGATATTCTATCAAGAACAGGGGTGAGTACAAGAACTAGAGCAGGGAACATTTACAATAGAAGTCGTGGGGTTCGCATTTAAAGCTGCAAAATCATGATCATTTTACCTGCAGACTAAGATGGACCTGGCTAAATCACAAGTTGGCCCAAATTTGGATGACACCATATGTCATCTGGAGACACAGTGCTCGAGTAAACTTCATTAGCAAGACCAGGAAGATTGCTTGAATCTATTTGAGCATGATGGGCAATCCATAGTTGTGGAAAGCCCTGATCTTTCCATCCCATCCTGCAGTCACAATCACGAGCCCCCATGCTTCTGATAAAGAGATGTGGTCATTGGTGTTAACGCACTGCTGTTCATGAAGGCTTTTGATCTGCTGATTTTGATATTCAGCATCTAGAATTGGTACATCCCACATAGGAAGTTTCTCCTCAGGCCATGTTGCGTAGCTTCCCCTGCATCGACCGTCCATGAAGAACCAACTACCGAGAGAAAACCGTTCTGAATCTTTCCTCCAGGAAGCAATCTCCTCTGTTTGCGCATGACTCTGGAAACTTCTTCTACTACCCAGGCCTCTCACTTCTGTTCCCGTGCCTGACCAAGGCACTGCAACAGACACGCCTTCAGAGAAGAAAAACTCACAGGACTTCACAGATTTTATGTGTTTAGACCATGAGGTGCACAAGCCATCATAGTTCCATACATAAACACGACAGTCCTCTCCAACCGAGATTATATGTCTCCCATTTGAAGTAAACGAAGCCGACATCTGACTTCCTGACTTTGGAAGACctataataatcaataaaaaaaaatgctaatttaGGTTTGACTGGACCACATGGAACAGCAAACAATGAATATGGTGCTATAAAAAATGCAGATAAGATCACCAGGAATGTATGTGGAAATGCGTTGGAAACTCATAAAATAGGAGCATTGGAAGGGACTTGGAGGCCCTTTCTAGTACTTGAAAATATTGATTCTTATGAGACTGGTCTgtggaaagaataaaaaataaaaacccagaaGACTAAGCAGTTATTTGATCTCATGCCAGATCATCCTGAGCAGATATTACCAAGCATGAAGCAGAGAAAGCTAGGCATGTCTCTCACGAAAAGGGCCTCCCACAAGACACTTTAGACCTTTAAAAACTACCATATGCATTCTACTGTACAACAACACATGGCTCTTGATCACTAGTCCAATAGAACAAACAACTAGAGCATCTCTTTGCACAaccataaattaaacaaaagaagatgaaatggCACTTCAAAATAGGAAATGTACATCAGAAACAAATTAGTAAAGGGTCTCCAAATAACCCTTGAAAAGAATTGATATTGCATATTTtacctttaaatttattaacgATGTCAACCCCATCAAATACACGAACTTTAGAATCTTCGGATGTGATCATAACCCTTGGACATATTTCCTGGGAAAACTGCAAGATGAGATGATATCAAATGTCAATACTGAACAAGATCATGTCAAGTTCAACTTTCTAATGAAAAGGGATTCAAGTGTAAAACCTGAATGCCAGTTATTCTGTTGCCAGAGGTTCTCCTTCTGCCTTGAATATGTACTTCTGCCTCAAGCTGGAGATCAGTACCTATACACCATAAAAAATCAGTTCAAAATCCTCTAAGAGAAGGATGAATGGaggatgaatttaaaaaaagtaaagcaCTTCAACGTAGAAGAAATATCTACCTGATACTTCATAGAAACGGCAAGTGCCTTTAATGGTACCAACTACAAACCcctgctcaaaaataaaaaaagttagcaTGATAAAAGTGTGGAAAATTTAGATGGAGTATAATatgaaaagaataaggaccagaATCATACTCTCCCATCTGGCTGGTAACTTATGGCAGATATTACATCTCGTACATCAGTCCAGTGAACAACTCGCTTCTCAGACACTCCCCAAATTCTAACTTTTCCATCGATGGAGCCACTAATGAAATAGTTTTTATCAACAGGATTGAACTGAATGCATGTTACTGTGCCATTCAAAGAAATGAAGCAGAGTCAGCTTAGAAATCATTAACACGTAACAGATTCAACTGGAAAgggggaaaaagaaagagaacatatgaaatgatttgcaaaaatgataatGGAATCGCAGATCAAAGAGGTATGAGAAGGAACTTTTCTTGTAATTACCATAATTACTGTGGCGAAAAATGTTCAGACTATGGTTGCAACCCAATCTCCACAAACGAACAGTTTTATCCATTGAAGATGAAAGGAGGTGCTGCAACAGAAATTACCA is drawn from Populus nigra chromosome 5, ddPopNigr1.1, whole genome shotgun sequence and contains these coding sequences:
- the LOC133695209 gene encoding uncharacterized protein LOC133695209 yields the protein MLSSDEGKRDLFYDSVDYFESGCDQLEYDIWLTEPQSVEERRQGFLRGMGLDGFASKRHENTGLERITECSGAVSSSSVPCTNVEEVNIVSCSAGREENSEANCVVDQMSKDKVDKSDVASGNENIGPLLDLQGCEQCEEEKCKKCDSGNSIMKSWWKHFLKNSKEERVGSCVSGVSKLDTEAPKTNRTKVKQNKKSCMEFTGVYMGQEIQAHKGFIWTMKFSPDGQYLATGGEDRIIRVWRVTLVDSSCKSFPSEGHCDSNLKEAKSNNLSTKKGMYSSVVIPEKVFQIEETPMQEFHGHACEILDLAWSDSNHLLSSSMDKTVRLWRLGCNHSLNIFRHSNYVTCIQFNPVDKNYFISGSIDGKVRIWGVSEKRVVHWTDVRDVISAISYQPDGRGFVVGTIKGTCRFYEVSGTDLQLEAEVHIQGRRRTSGNRITGIQFSQEICPRVMITSEDSKVRVFDGVDIVNKFKGLPKSGSQMSASFTSNGRHIISVGEDCRVYVWNYDGLCTSWSKHIKSVKSCEFFFSEGVSVAVPWSGTGTEVRGLGSRRSFQSHAQTEEIASWRKDSERFSLGSWFFMDGRCRGSYATWPEEKLPMWDVPILDAEYQNQQIKSLHEQQCVNTNDHISLSEAWGLVIVTAGWDGKIRAFHNYGLPIMLK
- the LOC133693511 gene encoding uridylate kinase PUMPKIN, chloroplastic-like isoform X2: MAVSAPSFASLTSLSFISPSSSLSPVKFNHHRLIKGKRSSNGRLVINCSSEMGPTSDPINLRQPQMSSVAPFGVTMNEQSYRWQRVLLKVSGEALAGDQMQNIDPKVTMAIAREVATVTRLGIEVAIVVGGGNIFRGSSWAGCSGLDRSSADYIGMLATVMNAIFLQATMESIGIPTRVQTAFRMSEVAEPYIRRRAVRHLEKGRVVIFAAGTGNPFFTTDTAAALRCAEINAQVVLKATNVDGVYDDDPKRNPNARLLEDLTYHEVTSKDLSVMDMTAITLCQENNIPAVGGGH